A genome region from Deltaproteobacteria bacterium includes the following:
- a CDS encoding addiction module protein — MATSVDELTTKAMALPGEARALLAERLVESLDEESVSGIWLTEAKKRRDEVRSGQVKPIPGVDVMEEVRKLIDDK; from the coding sequence ATGGCTACTTCTGTGGACGAACTGACAACAAAGGCTATGGCTTTACCTGGTGAAGCAAGGGCCCTACTGGCTGAAAGACTTGTTGAAAGTCTTGATGAGGAGTCAGTCAGTGGAATCTGGCTGACCGAAGCAAAAAAGCGCCGTGATGAGGTGCGAAGTGGTCAAGTTAAACCAATACCTGGTGTTGATGTAATGGAAGAAGTTCGAAAGCTTATT